From the genome of Myxococcales bacterium:
TCTCATGACCACCAACGGCCTCGCCACCACCAATGGCCTCATGACCACCAACGGTCTCATGACCACCAACGGCCTCATGACCACCAACGGTGGCCGCCTCACGGTCAGGTACATCGCCAAGTGCGCGCTGGCCGCCAACGACTCGATCAGCAAACAAGACAACAACGGCAACTGGCACACCTTCCCCGGTGGCCTTGGTGTGGGCACCGGCTGGAAGAACGGCGCTTGTGATGCGCGCTGCCAGCAGCAGATCAGCGCCTGCGTGCTCGCACACCTCAACAGCACCGGCCAGAACGTGCCCATCTTCGTCACCGCCGACCCCGAGGACATGCCTTCGGTGGGCTTCTCCCTCGCTTACCAGGTGGGTAGCGACGCGCACATTCAGGAAGGCGTGTACATGGGCAACGTGTTTGCGTCCAACCCGCCCGTGGCTCATTACGCCAAGGGCCAGGGCTTCAAGGCCAACATCGCCGGCCGCCTGGGCGCCAGCTCTGGCAACCCCTACAAGCCCATCGAAGGCTACCGTGTGGACCAGGCCACCAAGTACACGGGCCTCGCCGAGCGCCTTTGCAGGCAAGTGCCGGTGGGTGATGGCGAGCACTACGATTACTCCTCCTGCGACTTCCACAGCGCGGCTTTCGGCGGTGGCACCTGGACCAACTGGCCCTACACGATGACCACCTACGTGAACTCCAACTACAACGGCGCCGTGACCCAGGACAACGTCTCCCGCACGCTCTCCTTCGAGGCCAACGCGGTTGGTACCGTCACCGAGAACCCCTCCGAGATCTGGACCACGTCGCACAACTTCGAGTTCGCGAACATCATCGATGCCTTCTCGCCTGGCAAGCTGAGCATCGAAACGGTCAAGGGCTCGAAGCGCCTGTGCGCCTACGACCAACGTGACACGATCACCATCACCAAGAACACGGGCGAGCCCTTCTCTCTCACCACCTTCGACCTCACGAAGCTCTGGGACGAATCTGCCGCCACCAGCTACCGCGTCTACGGCTACGTCAAGGGCCAGTCTGGCCGCCTCGTCAAGGACGTGTCCCTGCCCGCCTCGGGCACCTCCACCGTCAGCCTGTCGTGGAACAACCTCCTCAAGGTGGAAATCATCTCCACCACCGGCAGCACCTGCATCGACAACGTCAAGCTCAAGACCTGATCTCTCCCTCACTCCCTCCTCCCCCGAAAGCCGGCCTCACCCGCCGGCTTTCACCTTTTTCGGCGAGGCCGCTGCTAAACTGGGGCCGATGTCGTTTCTCCGTTGCAAGGTGCGCCCATGAACCCCGAGCCCAGCACAGCCGTCATTGGCGGCAGCGGCTTTTATGACCTGCCAGGCCTGACCGACCTCGAGGAGCTGAACGTCTCCACGCCCTTCGGTGCCCCCTCCGATGCCCTCCGCGTCGGCCGGCTCGGGGGCCGTCGCGTGGTGTTCTTGGCCCGCCACGGCCGCGCTCATTCGCTGCTCCCCGGTGAGGTGAACGCGCGGGCGAACATTTATGCGCTCAAGCAGGTGGGCGTGACCCACGTGGTCTCGGTCTCGGCCGTGGGCTCTTTGCGGGAGGCGATCGCCCCCGGGGATGCGGTGTTGCCTCATCAATTCATCGATCGCACGGAAGGGCGGGCGCGCTCCTTTTTCGGTCAAGGTGTCGTGGCCCATATTGCCTTCGCGGATCCCATCTGTATGCGCCTCTCGCGCTTGATGGAAACCGCAGCGCGTTCCCAGCCGGGCAACGTGCACGCGGGTGGCACGTACGTCTGCATCGAAGGGCCCCAGTTTTCCACTCGCGCCGAGTCGGAGCTCTGGCGCTCGTGGGGCGCCGCCGTGGTCGGCATGACCAATCTGCCCGAAGCTCGACTCGCGCGCGAGGCCGAGCTTTGCTACGCAACGCTGGCGCTGCCGAGTGACTACGACTGTTGGCGCTCGAGCGACGAGGCCGTCACTGCCCACGAGGCCTTCGAGACCCTCAAGCGCACCGTGGACAAAGCCAAGTCCATCGTGGCTCAGGCTCTGGCCGATATCGACCCTCGGCAGGGGTGCACCTGCCGTACGGTGCTCGACGCCGCTTTGGTGACGCCACCGGCTGCGTTCAGCCCCGAGGCCCGCAGCCGGCTTGCGGCCATCGTGGCGCGCCGCCTGGGCGCCGAAAGCGTCTAGACGAGGGCGCGGGCGCTTCACGCTTTGCCGGGTCGCTCCCGGGGAAATGCGGGCGGCCCCCTACCACCCGCCCGCATCACCCGGTAGGATTGACCTCGAGAGGGCCGTGAATCGACGGCCCTTCTTTTTTTTTCGGCGCCAGGGGGCCAGGTGAGTGAGGCGAGGCGCCGGCAGCGCCAGGAGACAAGGAGAGGACCATGCGGATTGAGAGCCGAAAAGTCGTCACGATCGATTACACGCTGACCGACGCAGAGGGCGAAGTGCTCGACACTTCCAAGGGGGCGGAGCCGCTCGTGTACCTGCACGGCTCCGGCATGATCATTCCAGGCCTCGAGGGCGCGCTCGAGGGCAAGGACGAGGGCGAATCGGTCACGGTGACGGTGCAGCCCGATGACGCCTATGGCGAGCGGGACGAATCTCTCCTGCAGGTCGTGCCGCGCGATCGCTTCGGCGAGGAAGACGTCGAGGCGGGCATGCAGTTTCGCGCGCGGGGACCCGAAGGTCCGGTGATGCTCACGATCGTCAAGGTCGAAGACGGCGGCGTGACGGTCGATGCCAATCACCCTCTGGCCGGCAAGGTCTTGTCCTTCGACGTGTCCGTCATCGCTGTCCGCGATGCCACGCTCGAGGAGCTCACCCATGGCCACGTTCATGGCGAAGGTGGCCATCATCACTGAACGGGCCAGTGAGGAGAGCGATACGCCGGCAGGGGCAGGCGAAAACGAAAACACACCTGTCCCCATGCCCACGACCCTCTCCGCAGCCTGCGTTCCCGAAGACGTGCTGGACGTGTGCAAGCGTCTTCAGGGCGCGGGATGGCAGGCGCACCTGGTGGGTGGGGGCGTCCGCGACCTGTTGCTCGGCCGCGTTCCTGCCGACTTCGACGTGGCCACGAATGCCCGACCCGAGGTCGTCATGCAGCTCTTCGGCGCCCGCTACGCGTTGCCCACAGGTCTGGCTCATGGCACCGTGACCGTTCTGGCGGGACGACCAGCTCGTCCCGTCGAGGTCACCACCTTCCGAGGCGAGGGCGCATACCTTGACGGCCGCCGCCCCTCGAGCGTCTCGTTCTCGGCCACGCTCGACGAAGATCTCTCGCGACGCGACTTCACCATGAACGCCATCGCGTTCGATCCTCTCGCCGACCTGGTGACCGATCCTTTCGAAGGGCGCGGGGATCTCGGGCGCAAGGTGGTCCGTGCCGTGGGCGATCCCGGCACGCGATTTACCGAGGACGGCTTGCGCCCGATGCGAGCCGTGAGGCAGGCCACCCAGCTGGGCTTCGTCATCGAGCCCGCGACGCTCGATGCGATTGAGCCCACGCTCCCTTCGTTCCGTAGGGTGTCTGCCGAACGCGTGCGTGACGAATTGTTCAAGATGCTCGCTGCGCCCGTTCCCTCGGGAGGAGTGCGCCTGATGGCGAGGACGGGGCTTCTGCAAGACGTGCTGCCAGAGCTTGCCGCGTGCCGGGGCCTCGCCCAGGAGCCCTTCCATGCGCTCGACGTGTTCGAGCATGCGTTGGCCACTTTGGATTCCTTGCCTCCAGAGCCGACGCTGCGGCTCTCGGGTCTGCTCCACGACGTAGGCAAAGGGCTTGGGCCCGAATCTTCGGCAAGCGGGGGGCCCCCCTTTGCCAGCCATGCAGCCGCAGGGGCGGCGATCGTCGGAAAGGTGGCCGAGCGGCTGCGGCTGTCTTCGGCTGAGCGCCGGCTGCTGTGCGACCTCGTGGGTGGTCACGAGTTCGACGATGCTCCTGGCCAAAGCGATGCCCAGCTGCGCGGGCTGCTCCGGCGCTGGGTGGCGGCGCCCGAGGGGCTCGCACGGGTGGCGGGGCACCTTGCGCTCTATCAGGCGAACCGCAACGCGCGGCACGCGCCTGCGCACAGGGACGAGGCTGCCGCTGCCTTCGTGGCGCGCCTGCACGCGCTCGTCGCCACGGCCCCCCCCCTGTCTGCGAAGGACCTGGCCGTCGATGGGCGCGTGCTCATGCAAGAGCTGGCGCTGCCTCCCGGCAAGCATGTGGGGCAGTTGCTCGAGCGGCTGCTCGAGCGGGTGCTCGAGGACCCCTCACTCAATACCCGGCCTCGGCTCTTGGACGAGGCGCGGGCTCTGCGTACCCCGGTGGCCCCGGTCGGCCCCTGACGGCTGTGGGGTTACGGCCCTTTTCAAGGTTCCCGGGTCAACGCGCGCAGGAATGCGGCGGCGTTGGCAGCGCTTCGCGGGCGGGCCCTTCGGGCTGTCGTTGCCACCTCGTCGTCAGAGGCCCGCCGGAGGGCCTCGGCGGCCACACCCAGGTCCTTCAAGCTGAGCTGTTCGTGCGCGAGGGGGCCGCGCCGCTCGCGGGGGACCGGCAGGCCTTGAGGCACACAGCTGAGGACGACGGGCCCGGTGACGGCCACCTCGATGGCCTCCGGCGCCGCTTCCACCCGCACGGCCCACACGACCGCGCGTTCGGTGTGCCCATCAGGCGCTGAAGGGATACGGGGGGCCACAGCGCCCACCTGGGACACGAAGGGCCAGCCGAGTACCCGGGCGAGGCAGGCGGGCACGAAGCCGCGGCCGCCCCGTCCCGAGCGCAGGCCGCCCAGCACGAGCGCAGGTGCGATCCGCAACACCGCGGCCGCGAGCACCTCCGCGCGGGCGCAGGCCGGCAGTGCGGCGTGCAGCTCCGGGGTGGTCACCTCGACCAGCCGGTGGGTGTCTGGGCGATCGGCGGGGCGCATCGACGTCGTGCCCACGTGGAGCGCAATCACCTCTGCCGCCGGCAGCGCCCGGGCCAAGGCCAGCGCCCCGCGGGTTGCCTGGCCGAGGGGCGCTTCCACGCAGACCACGACCTTCACGAGACGTGGCTCCCGGGCGCTGCCCCTGCGGCATGCACGAGGGCCTCGAACGCCGCGCGGGCCTCGCTTTCGGCCGCTTTCCAGCGTACCTCGCCTGGCGGTAAGGCGCGGGCACGCGGCCGAGGCGTGGCCAAGCCAATCCGGTGGCTCACGGCAAGAGCGAAGGGGGGCGGCCACGCCTGCTCGGGGATGCGGGTGGCCACCGCCAACACGCGCGGGCACAGGAGCCCCGCCCAGGCGCACGTCTCGGACGGCGACAAGTGGACCACGCCACCCGCCCAGGCCGCTGCGAGTGCGTCTGCCGTGGCACGGCCTTTGTCAGACACGAGCAAGGTGTGCGGGCTTCCTCCCCAGCCCGGTGCGTGGGCACGCGCCGCCACGCGGGGTGGCGGTCCCGACGGCACGGACAGCAGCTCGAGTTCGGCGTCGTGCCCGAGTTTGAGGGTTGGCGCAGGCCCGGCAGCCAAGGTACACACCACCACCCGATCGGCTTCGCAGCCGTCGAGTTCGTACTGAGTTTCGAGATCGGCGCTCAGCCGCGACAGCCGCAGCAGGCCGGATCCTGGGCCCCCTCGGGGTGCGCTCACCGTGATCTGCGCTCCGGGAAAGAAGGTCCCCGACAGGCGTGCTGCGAGCAAGGGCGCCAGCTGCACCCCTGCCATGCCCACCGGGAAAACGACGAAGCGCGGACGCAGCGTCGCGGCCACCCGCTCGAGGGTGTTCCCGTGTGTTTCGTACAGCGGAAGTACGGCGTCTGTGGCGAACGCAAGGCCCCGGTCGGCGCCGGCTTCCCCCAGCGCCTGCGCCACGGCGTCCAAGCGGCCGAGCGCGGCGGGGGGCACCGCCACCAGCCCGTAGACGGTGGCGCCGAGGGCGTTCGCGACGCCTCGTGCGCAGCCGAGGGCGTGCCGTGAGGAGGCGTCGGGCGCCAGTGCGGCGTCGAGCTCGACGTACACCACCAGGTTGGCCATCGGACCAAAAATCATAGGGGGCCGCCGGCTCGGGAAGCAAATACAAACCCCTCGAGGCCCGCAGGAACCAGGACATGACGAAGGTTGGACGGACCAGGGCGCAACCGTATACTGGCCCCGGTTCCGCTCCCCCAAACTCAGTCGACGATTTTTCGTTATGTCCTCGAGCCCCTCAGGTCCCGCCGACGCGTCGGCTCCGCTGGCTCCGGCGGCCCGAACGGCCTCGCCGGGCGGCGATCCCCGCGCGTCTGCGGCCAGCGCCGAGGTGGCCTTTTTCGAAGCGGAAGCCGAGGCGGCCACCGACAAGTCCAGGGCAGCCCTTTGTTTTTGGGAAGCGGGCCACATCCTCGAGTCCGAGCTGCGGCGGGAAAAATCGGCCGTGCGGGCCTACACGAAAGCGCTCACCGCCGACCCCACGTTTCAGCCCTCCGCCTGGGCACTGCGCCGCCCCCTGACGGTGCGGGGGCTTCACGACAACCTGCTCCGGGTCATCGAAGCCGAAGCCCGCTTTGCGCGCGACGTTCGCAAAGAGGATCGCGCCGACCTCATGCTCGAAAGGGGCCGCCTGCTTGCCCGCGTGGGGCGTGGCGACGAAGCGGCCGCAGCCTATCGTGGTGCCCTGGCCCTCCATCCGGGGCACCGCGCGGCAACGCTCAGCCTCTTGGGACACGCACTCGCAACCGGTGACGCGCGTGAGGCCGATGACTGTTGGCGCGCCCTCTTGGCGTTGGCCCCTCAGGCGGCGGTCCGTGCCGCCATCGGTTCGGCCATCGCGGGGTTTTGGTTGGTCTCTCCCTCGTCGGGGGCTTCTCTTGCCGAACGCGGGCGCCAGGCGTGGGAGGCGCTGTGGGCGGCCTGGGGGCCGGAGGTCTCCCACGAGGAGCTTCTCGTCGTGTGGGCCGATCGTCTGTGCGGCCTTTCGGGCGACGAAGCGTCACGGGTAGCGCTGGGGGAGCGGCTCGCATCGTTCGCGGCGCGTGGTGAAGTCCCACCGCGGACCCAGACTTTGCGTTT
Proteins encoded in this window:
- a CDS encoding HD domain-containing protein, which encodes MPTTLSAACVPEDVLDVCKRLQGAGWQAHLVGGGVRDLLLGRVPADFDVATNARPEVVMQLFGARYALPTGLAHGTVTVLAGRPARPVEVTTFRGEGAYLDGRRPSSVSFSATLDEDLSRRDFTMNAIAFDPLADLVTDPFEGRGDLGRKVVRAVGDPGTRFTEDGLRPMRAVRQATQLGFVIEPATLDAIEPTLPSFRRVSAERVRDELFKMLAAPVPSGGVRLMARTGLLQDVLPELAACRGLAQEPFHALDVFEHALATLDSLPPEPTLRLSGLLHDVGKGLGPESSASGGPPFASHAAAGAAIVGKVAERLRLSSAERRLLCDLVGGHEFDDAPGQSDAQLRGLLRRWVAAPEGLARVAGHLALYQANRNARHAPAHRDEAAAAFVARLHALVATAPPLSAKDLAVDGRVLMQELALPPGKHVGQLLERLLERVLEDPSLNTRPRLLDEARALRTPVAPVGP
- the mtnP gene encoding S-methyl-5'-thioadenosine phosphorylase; this encodes MNPEPSTAVIGGSGFYDLPGLTDLEELNVSTPFGAPSDALRVGRLGGRRVVFLARHGRAHSLLPGEVNARANIYALKQVGVTHVVSVSAVGSLREAIAPGDAVLPHQFIDRTEGRARSFFGQGVVAHIAFADPICMRLSRLMETAARSQPGNVHAGGTYVCIEGPQFSTRAESELWRSWGAAVVGMTNLPEARLAREAELCYATLALPSDYDCWRSSDEAVTAHEAFETLKRTVDKAKSIVAQALADIDPRQGCTCRTVLDAALVTPPAAFSPEARSRLAAIVARRLGAESV
- a CDS encoding peptidylprolyl isomerase, whose protein sequence is MRIESRKVVTIDYTLTDAEGEVLDTSKGAEPLVYLHGSGMIIPGLEGALEGKDEGESVTVTVQPDDAYGERDESLLQVVPRDRFGEEDVEAGMQFRARGPEGPVMLTIVKVEDGGVTVDANHPLAGKVLSFDVSVIAVRDATLEELTHGHVHGEGGHHH